The Magnolia sinica isolate HGM2019 chromosome 10, MsV1, whole genome shotgun sequence genome includes a window with the following:
- the LOC131216861 gene encoding uncharacterized protein LOC131216861 has product MTMDWFSWLSKTGLEPSLVYEYGLAFAHNELEEEDITYFNHEFLQSIGVSIAKHRLEIIKLVEKESGRRPRPMSRLLTMIKKTKRCLAKCIHAWLHRNDSAIIVVPTKAYGKRWRGALLKRNKRMMMVKQASLMITDGSVGVGGPPIVGGVSPVVHDLGKEDEACDDPCWSAGGVEEIRWASMFQDLKPT; this is encoded by the coding sequence ATGACCATGGACTGGTTCTCATGGCTGTCGAAAACAGGCCTCGAGCCATCGCTGGTTTACGAGTACGGCCTTGCCTTCGCCCACAACGAGCTCGAGGAAGAGGACATCACATACTTCAACCATGAATTCCTGCAAAGCATAGGCGTCTCCATCGCCAAACACAGGCTAGAAATCATCAAGCTCGTTGAGAAGGAGAGCGGTCGGCGCCCGCGGCCGATGTCGAGGCTCCTCACAATGATCAAGAAGACAAAGAGGTGCTTGGCTAAGTGCATCCATGCATGGCTCCACCGCAATGACTCGGCGATCATCGTCGTACCGACAAAGGCGTATGGGAAACGGTGGAGAGGAGCACTGTTGAAGAGGAATAAGAGGATGATGATGGTCAAACAAGCGAGCTTGATGATCACTGATGGGAGCGTGggtgtaggtgggccacccatCGTTGGTGGGGTGAGCCCGGTTGTTCATGATCTTGGAAAGGAGGATGAAGCTTGCGACGATCCGTGTTGGTCGGCGGGCGGTGTGGAGGAGATCAGGTGGGCCTCTATGTTTCAAGACTTGAAACCAACATAA